A region from the Onychomys torridus chromosome 22, mOncTor1.1, whole genome shotgun sequence genome encodes:
- the LOC118572623 gene encoding olfactory receptor 7A17-like, whose protein sequence is MEPENDTEISQFLLLGISEDPRLHPVLFALFLAMYLVTVLGNLLIILITISESHLHMPMYFFLSNLSFVDICFTSTTVPKMLVSLQSHYKSIIYKDCITQMLSFIFFSGLDIFLLTIMAYDRYVAICHPLHYTVIMNPRLCVLMVVVSCIVNVLHVSSQGSMVLQLSFCTELKIHHFFCELNQVLQLTCSGNFVTVLVMYLLPVLLAAGSLIAILCSYYKILSCIRAISSAQGKYKAFSTCASHLSVVSLFYCTGIGLYLSSVVTKNSQPTARASVLYSVVTPMVNPFIYCLRNKDIKSAVKKFLRQKQNHTC, encoded by the coding sequence ATGGAGCCAGAGAATGACACAGAAATTTCACAATTTCTTCTTCTCGGAatttcagaggacccaaggttGCATCCTGTCCTCTTTGCACTGTTCCTGGCCATGTACCTGGTCACTGTACTTGGGAACCTACTCATCATCCTGATCACGATCTCAGAATCTCATCTTCACAtgcccatgtacttcttcctctccaacttgTCATTTGTGGACATCTGTTTCACCTCCACCactgtaccaaagatgctggtGAGCCTCCAGTCACATTATAAGTCTATAATATACAAAGACTGCATCActcaaatgctttccttcataTTCTTTTCAGGACTGGACATTTTTCTGCTAACCATAATGGCTTATGACCGATATGTGGCCATCTGTCACCCCTTGCATTACACAGTCATCATGAATCCCAGACTCTGTGTGTTGATGGTTGTGGTATCCTGCATAGTAAATGTCCTGCATGTCTCATCACAAGGCTCTATGGTGCTACAGTTATCTTTCTGCACAGAACTGAAAATTCATCACTTTTTCTGTGAGCTGAATCAGGTGTTACAACTCACCTGTTCAGGCAACTTTGTCACTGTCCTTGTCATGTATCTTTTACCTGTGCTGTTGGCAGCTGGATCCCTCATTGCTATCCTCTGTTCTTACTACAAAATACTTTCCTGCATCCGTGCCATCTCATCAGCTCAAGGGAAGTACAAAGCATTTTCCACTTGTGCATCTCACCTCTCGGttgtctctttattttattgcACAGGAATAGGTCTATATCTGAGCTCTGTTGTAACAAAAAATTCGCAGCCCACGGCCAGAGCCTCAGTTTTGTACAGTGTTGTCACTCCTATGGTGAACCCATTCATCTATTGTCTGAGGAATAAAGACATAAAAAGTGCTGTGAaaaagtttttgagacagaaacaAAATCACACCTGTTGA